From a single Planctellipticum variicoloris genomic region:
- the fmt gene encoding methionyl-tRNA formyltransferase, which translates to MGLRIVFMGTGRLALPVFEALCASNHTVAGLVTQPDRTGRGHHHHVNPLKELALARGTSVFQPDNIKTPESVALLREWQADLQVVAAYGQILSAEVLHLPRFGTINVHASLLPKYRGATPIHAAVLNGDAESGVTIIQLEPKLDAGPMLGVVRTPIGPDDTTGDLEARLAELAGPLTLQVIGQIEAGTTTPVLQDPALVTRAGKLTKQDGRIPWNRSAVEVERHVRGMQPWPMAFTTVHLAGRPPLRALVQRVRVADADGPGVPGTVVEATAERCTVQCGTGRIDLVQVQPDGKRPMAVAEFLRGYRPASGDQCE; encoded by the coding sequence ATGGGTTTGCGGATTGTCTTCATGGGCACCGGCCGCCTGGCGTTGCCGGTCTTCGAAGCCCTTTGCGCCTCGAACCATACCGTCGCGGGCCTGGTGACGCAGCCCGATCGAACGGGACGTGGTCACCATCACCACGTCAATCCGCTCAAAGAGCTGGCGCTCGCCCGCGGTACGTCGGTCTTTCAGCCGGACAATATCAAGACGCCCGAGTCGGTGGCGCTGCTGCGGGAGTGGCAGGCCGATCTGCAGGTCGTCGCGGCCTACGGCCAGATTCTCTCCGCCGAAGTCCTGCATTTACCGCGATTCGGCACGATCAACGTGCATGCGTCGCTGCTGCCGAAATACCGCGGCGCGACTCCCATTCATGCGGCGGTGCTCAACGGTGACGCCGAGAGCGGCGTGACGATCATCCAGCTCGAACCGAAGCTCGACGCCGGCCCGATGCTGGGAGTCGTCCGGACGCCCATCGGCCCCGACGACACGACCGGCGATCTCGAAGCCCGGCTGGCCGAGCTGGCCGGCCCGCTGACGCTGCAGGTGATTGGCCAGATTGAGGCCGGGACGACGACACCCGTCCTGCAGGATCCGGCCCTCGTCACCCGAGCCGGCAAACTGACCAAACAGGACGGTCGAATCCCGTGGAATCGGTCTGCCGTCGAGGTGGAGCGTCACGTCCGCGGCATGCAGCCCTGGCCGATGGCTTTTACGACGGTGCATCTCGCCGGCCGCCCCCCGCTGCGAGCCCTCGTCCAGCGCGTCCGGGTCGCCGATGCCGACGGTCCGGGAGTGCCGGGAACCGTTGTCGAAGCGACGGCCGAACGCTGCACGGTCCAGTGCGGAACCGGGAGAATCGACCTGGTGCAGGTCCAGCCCGACGGCAAACGACCGATGGCCGTGGCCGAGTTTCTGAGGGGCTACCGGCCCGCCTCCGGCGATCAATGCGAATAA
- a CDS encoding ArnT family glycosyltransferase — protein sequence MTDGSPELSRPKPEDSAGASPSSVPRPSLELAGDQRLLALAAPRPEPLFVVLRRSAMLRPLLLLGATLPGLLALAECVPDTRSALWGLRALDVLASHDIDDALRPGFGEAGQSLLFQPPLQAWLVATSMESLGATRRVAPFLPSYLWSALAVWCLYRMISQLAGHRLAFLAALGFCLHPQVLTQVRSASPDALGTLTACLTVWLFLRHLQIPFGIVSWSLLGAGLSWGLCMLAAGPLAIILAGILLIHAVVFPWVRQRTTAVPISGRSPRASFQRQFRSWLLLVITGVPVASWWSLMMSEQYGWSFQQSWWTGLPTTPPGRSISLYLKEAMLSARGRLDHWLILQTWVAGWAVLGFWQISSDWRRKGHESRRELYHLALIWGVVAVAIRLWMAGVGASIPLSAGLVEPLTIIPLMILAGVGVEAVLDRQATAGGVATAIAITAGLLTLSWTDRWWLVALVGGVVFAGILIGGALATRPFSNDRPWQEPQVRPLLMAILFCTLVGQSVECIRTALRREPGSERLPRFRQRLADLPQVQRISVISPQAPPPVQLRLLLRSCWPAAELVVTEGWDPGLTQHLNARDSSEEARYLVVEWTRREINIQAETGSGWQVRQVADPASSYGRRLSAYLITPAPRPMDQIARSSGPR from the coding sequence GTGACGGACGGCTCGCCGGAGTTGAGCAGGCCGAAGCCCGAAGATTCGGCCGGCGCCTCGCCTTCATCGGTCCCGCGACCATCCCTCGAACTGGCGGGCGACCAGCGCCTGCTCGCGCTGGCGGCGCCGCGACCGGAGCCGCTGTTCGTCGTCTTGCGACGGTCGGCCATGCTGCGACCGCTGCTGCTGCTAGGGGCGACGCTGCCGGGTCTGCTCGCGCTGGCGGAATGCGTTCCCGATACGCGCAGCGCCTTGTGGGGGCTGCGGGCGCTGGACGTGCTCGCCAGTCACGACATCGACGACGCGCTGCGACCGGGATTCGGCGAGGCCGGCCAGTCGCTGCTGTTTCAACCGCCGCTGCAGGCGTGGCTGGTGGCGACCAGCATGGAGTCTCTGGGGGCAACTCGCCGCGTCGCTCCGTTTCTCCCCTCCTATCTCTGGTCCGCGCTGGCCGTCTGGTGTCTGTACCGGATGATCAGCCAGCTCGCCGGTCACCGGCTCGCGTTTCTGGCGGCGCTGGGATTCTGTCTGCATCCGCAGGTTCTGACGCAAGTCCGCTCCGCATCGCCGGATGCTCTGGGAACTCTCACGGCCTGTCTGACGGTCTGGCTGTTCCTGCGGCATCTGCAGATCCCGTTCGGCATCGTCTCGTGGTCGCTGCTGGGGGCCGGGCTGTCGTGGGGTCTGTGCATGCTGGCGGCCGGTCCGCTGGCGATCATTCTGGCGGGGATCCTGCTGATTCATGCGGTCGTCTTTCCGTGGGTTCGACAGCGCACGACCGCCGTGCCGATCTCCGGACGAAGCCCCCGAGCCTCTTTTCAGAGGCAGTTTCGGAGCTGGCTGCTGCTGGTGATCACCGGAGTTCCGGTGGCGAGCTGGTGGAGCCTGATGATGTCCGAGCAGTACGGCTGGTCGTTCCAGCAGAGCTGGTGGACCGGACTCCCGACAACGCCCCCCGGACGGTCGATCTCCTTGTACTTGAAGGAAGCGATGCTGTCGGCGCGCGGGCGACTCGACCATTGGCTGATTCTGCAGACCTGGGTCGCCGGCTGGGCGGTTCTCGGCTTCTGGCAGATCAGTTCCGACTGGCGGCGGAAGGGACACGAATCGCGGCGCGAGCTGTATCACCTGGCCCTGATCTGGGGCGTCGTGGCGGTCGCAATCCGCCTCTGGATGGCCGGCGTCGGCGCGTCGATTCCGCTGAGCGCGGGACTCGTCGAACCGCTGACGATTATTCCGCTCATGATTCTTGCGGGAGTAGGCGTTGAAGCCGTCCTCGACCGCCAGGCGACGGCGGGGGGAGTGGCGACGGCGATCGCCATCACGGCGGGTCTGCTGACTCTGTCGTGGACCGATCGGTGGTGGCTGGTCGCGCTGGTCGGGGGCGTCGTCTTCGCCGGGATTCTGATCGGCGGGGCTCTGGCGACTCGGCCCTTCTCGAACGACCGCCCCTGGCAGGAGCCGCAGGTCCGCCCGCTGTTGATGGCGATCCTGTTCTGCACGCTGGTCGGTCAGTCCGTCGAGTGCATCCGCACCGCACTCCGGCGGGAGCCCGGTTCCGAACGCCTGCCGCGATTTCGCCAGAGGCTGGCGGATCTGCCGCAAGTGCAGCGGATTTCGGTCATTTCTCCCCAGGCCCCTCCGCCGGTCCAGCTTCGTCTGCTGCTGCGAAGCTGCTGGCCGGCTGCGGAACTGGTTGTCACCGAGGGCTGGGATCCGGGACTGACCCAGCACCTGAATGCGCGGGACTCCAGCGAAGAGGCCCGTTATCTCGTCGTCGAATGGACTCGGCGGGAAATCAACATTCAGGCGGAAACGGGGAGCGGCTGGCAGGTGAGGCAGGTCGCCGACCCGGCAAGTTCGTACGGCCGGCGGCTTTCCGCCTATCTGATTACGCCGGCGCCGCGCCCGATGGATCAGATCGCCCGCTCAAGCGGCCCGCGTTGA
- a CDS encoding HEAT repeat domain-containing protein yields the protein MPARCNVWCFALFVAALQAFASAADTAAINQAIARGRAVLKLQFIDAPIGVLAAYALVKTGEPVDAPIVQAAVNRIVYQVQAGEYTSSNNPQHHIYEAAISLLLLEATGPEIHPFEIDAITQYLLARQNEAGVWYYPNHPTNIGDTSISQYGILGLWASARMGRDIPRDVWDRAGRWLLSTQRSDGGFVYHPHEGMSPTFSMTAAGTGSLMIIRLMLHGQSRPAEAPLEKVEEKRPEDAAAPPVAVSVAIPGRKRYGILEPVAPVEEPKKAAGGARSGVPRLSASELDSAIRKGISLLDQTIVEGRYAPGTWTCYSMYSIERIGALHGSAKLVDVDWYDRGAEILFAAQRGNGEWSDSNGPTSSTSFALLFLTKATGSVFKPLPRILGGGLLVGGRGLPADLNNARLNGADVGSKKPRSPIDELLANLEKTVDVELPTLQTELVEAVQLDQAPGMVGQVPRLRKLAVDPRPEVRRTAVWALARSQDISAAPLLIRSLADPDVAVVREASFGLCILSRRPEGMGLAIEPLEGLPEDATEEQQSDHLRTWRAAAMKKWNDWYLKVRPYDERDDRQQIQTRK from the coding sequence ATGCCGGCCCGCTGCAACGTCTGGTGCTTCGCTCTGTTCGTCGCCGCACTGCAGGCGTTCGCTTCAGCAGCGGATACGGCGGCGATCAACCAGGCGATTGCGCGCGGACGCGCCGTCCTGAAGCTGCAGTTTATCGACGCTCCGATCGGCGTCCTGGCCGCCTATGCGCTCGTCAAAACGGGGGAGCCGGTCGATGCGCCAATCGTACAGGCTGCGGTCAATCGCATCGTCTACCAGGTCCAGGCGGGAGAGTACACCAGCAGCAATAATCCTCAGCATCACATTTACGAGGCCGCCATCTCTTTGCTGCTGCTCGAAGCCACGGGGCCTGAGATTCACCCTTTCGAAATCGACGCGATCACGCAGTATCTACTGGCCCGTCAGAACGAAGCGGGCGTCTGGTACTACCCCAATCATCCCACGAACATCGGGGACACCAGTATCTCGCAGTACGGAATTCTTGGTCTGTGGGCGTCCGCCCGCATGGGCCGCGACATTCCCCGCGATGTCTGGGACCGCGCCGGACGCTGGCTCCTTTCGACGCAAAGGAGCGACGGGGGGTTTGTCTATCATCCGCACGAAGGCATGAGCCCGACGTTTTCGATGACCGCCGCCGGCACCGGCAGCCTGATGATCATCCGCCTGATGCTCCACGGGCAGAGCCGGCCGGCCGAGGCGCCGCTCGAAAAAGTCGAAGAGAAGCGTCCCGAGGACGCGGCGGCGCCGCCAGTCGCCGTTTCCGTCGCGATTCCGGGTCGCAAGCGCTACGGGATTCTGGAACCGGTTGCTCCCGTGGAAGAGCCCAAGAAGGCTGCGGGGGGGGCTCGATCGGGCGTTCCCCGCCTTTCCGCCAGCGAACTCGACAGTGCGATTCGCAAGGGAATCAGCCTGCTCGATCAGACGATCGTTGAGGGTCGGTATGCGCCGGGGACCTGGACCTGTTACTCGATGTACAGCATCGAACGAATCGGCGCACTGCATGGTTCAGCAAAGCTGGTTGACGTCGACTGGTACGACCGCGGCGCCGAGATTCTGTTTGCCGCGCAGCGGGGAAATGGCGAGTGGAGCGACAGCAACGGACCGACCTCCTCGACCAGTTTTGCACTGCTGTTTCTGACGAAGGCGACCGGCTCTGTCTTCAAGCCGTTGCCGAGGATTCTGGGGGGTGGTCTTCTCGTCGGCGGGCGCGGACTCCCTGCCGACTTGAACAACGCCAGATTGAACGGTGCAGACGTCGGGTCCAAGAAGCCCCGCAGCCCGATCGACGAGCTCCTGGCGAACCTGGAGAAAACAGTCGACGTCGAACTGCCGACCCTTCAGACCGAACTGGTGGAAGCGGTGCAGCTCGACCAGGCCCCCGGGATGGTCGGGCAGGTGCCCCGGCTCCGCAAACTGGCCGTCGATCCCCGTCCGGAAGTCCGCCGGACAGCCGTCTGGGCGCTCGCCCGTTCGCAGGACATCAGCGCGGCCCCGCTGCTGATCCGCAGTCTCGCCGATCCCGACGTCGCGGTTGTTCGCGAAGCCAGCTTCGGCCTGTGTATCCTCAGTCGCCGCCCCGAGGGCATGGGACTGGCCATCGAGCCGCTGGAAGGTCTGCCCGAAGACGCCACCGAGGAGCAGCAGTCCGATCATCTGCGAACCTGGCGGGCGGCCGCCATGAAGAAATGGAATGACTGGTACCTCAAGGTCCGTCCCTATGACGAACGGGACGATCGCCAGCAGATACAGACTCGCAAATAG
- a CDS encoding sugar phosphate isomerase/epimerase family protein, which produces MGRPVTLFTGQWADLKLEDLCKKARDFGYDGLELACWGDHFEVDKALSDDTYCARKRELLEKYDLQVHAISNHLVGQAVLDTIDGRHKSILPPYVWGDGKPEGVNQRAIEEMKNTARAARKLGVGVVNGFTGSSIWHLIYDFPPTPKSMIDDGFKLLADRWNPILDVFQECGIKFALEVHPTEIAFDIYTAQRSLEALDNREEFGFNFDPSHLIWQGVDPVEFIRAFPNRIYHVHMKDAKVTLNGKTGILTSHLSFGDPRRGWDFRSVGRGGVQFEDIIRALNTIKYDGPLSVEWEDMGMDREHGAREACQYVKNVDFPPSGRAFDAAFAE; this is translated from the coding sequence ATGGGACGTCCGGTTACGCTGTTCACCGGCCAATGGGCCGATCTCAAGCTGGAAGACCTCTGCAAGAAGGCGCGCGACTTCGGCTACGATGGCCTCGAACTCGCCTGCTGGGGCGACCACTTCGAAGTCGACAAGGCCCTCTCCGACGACACCTACTGCGCCCGCAAGCGCGAGCTGCTCGAAAAATACGACCTGCAGGTCCACGCGATCTCGAACCATCTCGTCGGCCAGGCCGTTCTCGACACGATCGACGGGCGGCACAAGTCGATTCTGCCCCCCTACGTCTGGGGCGACGGCAAGCCGGAAGGCGTCAATCAGCGCGCCATCGAAGAAATGAAGAACACCGCGCGGGCCGCGCGCAAGCTCGGCGTCGGCGTCGTCAACGGCTTCACCGGCTCCAGCATCTGGCACTTGATTTACGACTTCCCCCCCACGCCGAAGTCGATGATCGACGACGGATTCAAGCTGCTCGCCGACCGCTGGAATCCGATTCTCGACGTCTTCCAGGAGTGCGGCATCAAGTTCGCCCTGGAGGTCCACCCGACCGAAATCGCCTTCGACATCTACACCGCTCAGCGGTCGCTGGAAGCGCTGGACAACCGCGAAGAATTCGGCTTCAACTTCGACCCCAGCCACCTGATCTGGCAGGGCGTCGATCCGGTCGAATTCATCCGGGCCTTCCCGAATCGCATCTATCACGTCCACATGAAAGACGCCAAGGTCACCCTCAACGGCAAGACCGGCATCCTCACCAGCCACCTCTCGTTCGGCGATCCCCGCCGGGGCTGGGATTTCCGGAGCGTGGGCCGGGGGGGCGTGCAGTTCGAAGACATCATCCGCGCCCTCAACACCATCAAGTACGACGGCCCGCTGTCGGTGGAGTGGGAAGACATGGGGATGGACCGCGAGCATGGCGCCCGCGAGGCCTGCCAGTACGTCAAGAACGTCGACTTCCCCCCGTCAGGCCGGGCCTTCGACGCGGCCTTTGCGGAATAG
- a CDS encoding NAD-dependent epimerase/dehydratase family protein, whose protein sequence is MARCLVTGGAGFIGSHLTERLLDLGHEVTVLDDLSTGSRENLAAVANHPAFRLRVGSITDPLLLTEVMAGSEVIYHLAAAVGVKLVADDPVRTIETNIYPTELLLRQAVQGRQRVFLASTSEVYGKNPKERWTEEDDLHFGATTRARWAYGCSKAIDEFLALAYHRKFQLPVVIGRFFNVVGPRQVGHYGMVIPRFVDQALAGRPLEVYDDGGQTRCFGHVQEVVECVFRLTESSAAHGEVFNIGSDELVTIRGLAEQIIAKVHPGLAIRYIPYREAYGEGFEDVRQRVPDLTRLRTTLGMQPSRSLSDILDDVIAWKRSQPAGDQT, encoded by the coding sequence ATGGCTCGGTGTCTGGTGACCGGCGGCGCCGGTTTTATCGGGAGTCACTTGACCGAACGACTGCTGGATCTCGGCCACGAGGTCACCGTTCTCGACGACCTGTCGACCGGTTCCCGCGAGAATCTGGCGGCGGTCGCAAACCATCCCGCCTTTCGCCTGCGCGTCGGGTCGATCACCGACCCGCTCCTGCTGACGGAAGTCATGGCGGGGAGCGAAGTGATTTATCATCTCGCCGCCGCGGTCGGCGTGAAGCTGGTGGCGGACGACCCGGTCCGGACCATCGAAACCAATATTTATCCCACCGAGCTGCTGCTGCGGCAGGCGGTCCAGGGGCGCCAGCGAGTTTTCCTGGCCTCGACCAGCGAAGTCTACGGTAAAAACCCCAAGGAACGCTGGACGGAAGAAGACGATCTGCATTTCGGAGCAACCACGCGAGCCCGCTGGGCTTACGGGTGCTCGAAGGCGATCGACGAGTTTCTGGCGCTGGCCTATCACCGCAAGTTTCAGTTGCCGGTTGTGATCGGGCGATTCTTCAACGTCGTCGGGCCGCGGCAGGTCGGACATTACGGGATGGTGATCCCCCGCTTCGTCGACCAGGCGCTGGCAGGCCGGCCGCTGGAAGTCTACGACGACGGCGGTCAGACCCGCTGTTTCGGGCATGTCCAGGAAGTCGTGGAATGCGTGTTTCGGCTGACGGAGTCGTCGGCGGCGCACGGGGAAGTCTTCAACATCGGCAGCGACGAACTGGTGACGATCCGCGGTCTGGCGGAGCAGATCATCGCGAAGGTGCATCCGGGGCTGGCGATCCGGTACATTCCCTATCGCGAAGCGTATGGCGAAGGCTTCGAGGATGTTCGCCAGCGGGTCCCCGATCTGACCCGGCTGCGAACCACGCTGGGAATGCAGCCCAGCCGGTCGCTCAGCGATATCCTCGATGATGTGATTGCCTGGAAACGGTCGCAACCTGCCGGGGATCAGACGTGA
- a CDS encoding Dabb family protein: MTQPADRPLVHNVFFALKDESPAAIQALTEACHKYLKGHPGELFFAAGPLVQDLARPVNVRDFHVALCVVFANRKAHDDYQTAPKHLQFIEEHKPTWAGVRVFDSYDA; this comes from the coding sequence ATGACCCAGCCCGCTGACCGTCCGCTCGTTCACAATGTCTTCTTCGCGCTCAAAGACGAGTCGCCGGCAGCCATCCAGGCGCTGACCGAGGCCTGCCACAAGTACCTCAAAGGACATCCGGGCGAGTTGTTCTTTGCGGCCGGTCCGCTGGTGCAGGATCTGGCCCGGCCGGTCAACGTCCGCGACTTCCACGTCGCCCTGTGCGTCGTCTTCGCCAACCGCAAGGCTCACGACGACTACCAGACGGCTCCCAAGCACCTGCAGTTCATCGAAGAGCACAAGCCCACCTGGGCCGGCGTGCGAGTCTTCGATTCCTACGACGCATAG
- a CDS encoding tetratricopeptide repeat protein: MRGSRQLSVNEFSLQVVRPACFAVVMLAGGWLSSPVSADELATAREHLRRGRYEESLEVCADLLKSDPANAAAGLTRLHSLRALGRDEEALASLRSAIESDPGSADLLAELARLHWDHGRLDDAAKAAAAALELAPDQLRARLISADLAAARGQLKEAEDGYRWFVQYYNRIQPTAAEDLLLVGQGAAEYARWKSVSQVFDFVVNTVCRDIEKSDPLAWEGRWLAGSLLLEKYNRAQGIPELQAALAINPQAADVHVLLGESALDQREWSKATSHADAALAIHPEHPAALRLKLDVALSTDARDAVPGLLDRLLAANGSDQRNLARLAAWNIRLHGPPAPERWSKLLEHLDHIADWQVDATSEVEPVFVRVARQSPHPGVFLSELAGWLEDWRKFRLAEDLYRRAIVLMPPLAQPRTGLGMLCMQTGRVDEARSLLDAAFKADPYHLKVSNLRKVIRVLDDYKAVTTDHFVIHADSQLDRLLARYAAEYLEETYADLTAQYGFEPPQRTHIEFYNNARGLSGHQWFSARMVGLPWIQTIGASTGLMIAMTSPTCLERPLHWGRVLRHEFVHVLTLQQTEFNIPHWFTEALAMRAEGTLRPLEWDRLLAERVAAGKLRNLETLTEGFVLAGSSEEWNFAYCQSALYADYMVRRGGEESLVKLLDAYRRQQTTAAAIHEVFGVDLAEFEAGYRTYLQQLVAGLEAVEPREESQSPAEIQRAYREQPDSPEAAASYAGLLWLAKKRDEANQVALKVLKDHPAQPRAALVAARAAIGAEDAPGAVEILERALDRNAPRRDILSLLLELQLAAKNWEVARELCELGQQKFPRYPDWWRGRAAIALELKDRAGLKTALQSLLPLEPDDPIIRLKLAEFALAEGNARAARAYARDSLLIDVLDAETHRVLAEAAVQLKDHRRAVQEYETALELKPGSADWNYELARLYAADQRVRDAKDRLFEAIKHDPQHQGVRSLLAQLRGEE, encoded by the coding sequence ATGCGGGGCAGCCGACAGTTGTCGGTCAATGAGTTCAGTCTGCAAGTCGTGCGGCCAGCATGCTTTGCGGTCGTCATGCTGGCTGGCGGATGGCTTTCGTCGCCGGTCTCCGCGGACGAACTGGCGACCGCTCGCGAGCACCTTCGTCGCGGGCGCTACGAGGAATCTCTCGAAGTCTGCGCCGACTTGTTGAAGTCCGACCCGGCCAATGCCGCAGCCGGGCTGACTCGGCTTCACTCCCTGCGGGCGCTTGGCCGCGACGAGGAAGCCCTGGCGAGTCTTCGATCGGCGATCGAGTCTGATCCCGGCTCCGCCGACCTGCTCGCGGAACTGGCCCGACTGCACTGGGACCACGGTCGACTGGACGATGCGGCGAAGGCGGCGGCGGCGGCGTTGGAACTGGCCCCGGACCAGTTGCGCGCCCGTCTGATTTCCGCCGATCTGGCCGCCGCGCGGGGTCAGCTCAAGGAGGCCGAAGACGGCTATCGCTGGTTCGTGCAATACTACAACCGCATCCAGCCGACGGCGGCGGAGGATCTGCTGCTGGTCGGGCAGGGGGCGGCGGAGTACGCCCGCTGGAAGTCGGTGTCGCAAGTCTTTGATTTCGTGGTGAACACCGTCTGCCGGGACATTGAGAAGTCTGATCCGCTCGCCTGGGAGGGGCGCTGGCTGGCGGGTTCGCTGCTGCTCGAAAAATACAATCGGGCCCAGGGGATCCCCGAGCTGCAGGCGGCGCTGGCGATCAATCCGCAGGCGGCCGACGTCCATGTCCTGCTGGGGGAGTCGGCGCTCGATCAGCGGGAGTGGTCGAAGGCGACGTCGCACGCCGACGCGGCTCTGGCCATCCATCCGGAGCATCCCGCCGCGCTCCGATTGAAGCTCGATGTCGCGCTCTCGACCGACGCCCGGGACGCCGTCCCCGGTCTGCTCGATCGACTGCTGGCCGCGAACGGGAGCGACCAACGGAACCTGGCGCGACTGGCGGCGTGGAACATCCGGCTGCACGGCCCGCCGGCCCCCGAGCGCTGGTCGAAGCTGCTCGAACACCTCGACCACATCGCCGACTGGCAGGTCGATGCGACTTCCGAAGTGGAACCGGTCTTCGTTCGCGTGGCTCGGCAGAGTCCTCATCCGGGAGTCTTTCTGTCGGAACTGGCCGGCTGGCTCGAAGACTGGCGAAAGTTCCGCCTGGCGGAAGATCTTTATCGTCGCGCAATCGTCCTGATGCCCCCTCTCGCCCAACCGCGAACCGGGCTGGGGATGCTGTGCATGCAGACGGGGCGCGTCGACGAGGCCCGCAGCCTGCTGGATGCGGCGTTCAAGGCCGATCCCTACCATCTGAAAGTCAGCAATCTGCGCAAGGTCATTCGCGTCCTCGACGACTACAAAGCGGTCACCACCGACCACTTCGTCATTCACGCCGACTCGCAGCTCGATCGTCTGCTCGCCCGTTACGCCGCCGAGTACCTGGAAGAGACGTACGCCGACCTGACGGCCCAGTATGGCTTCGAACCTCCCCAGCGGACGCACATCGAATTCTACAACAACGCCCGCGGACTTTCGGGGCACCAGTGGTTCAGCGCCCGGATGGTCGGACTCCCCTGGATTCAGACGATCGGCGCGTCGACCGGGTTGATGATTGCAATGACCTCGCCGACCTGTCTCGAGCGGCCCCTGCACTGGGGGCGGGTGCTGCGCCACGAGTTCGTGCATGTCCTCACGCTGCAGCAGACCGAATTCAACATTCCGCACTGGTTTACCGAAGCCCTGGCGATGCGGGCCGAAGGGACTCTCCGGCCGCTGGAATGGGACCGCCTGCTGGCGGAGCGCGTTGCGGCCGGGAAACTGCGGAATCTGGAGACGTTGACGGAAGGATTCGTCCTGGCCGGGTCGAGCGAAGAGTGGAATTTCGCCTATTGCCAGAGCGCCCTCTACGCGGACTACATGGTCCGGCGGGGGGGCGAGGAGTCGCTCGTCAAACTGCTCGACGCCTACCGTCGCCAGCAGACCACGGCGGCTGCGATTCACGAAGTTTTCGGCGTCGACCTGGCGGAGTTTGAAGCGGGTTACCGGACGTATCTGCAACAGCTCGTCGCCGGTCTGGAGGCCGTGGAACCGCGCGAGGAATCGCAGTCGCCCGCCGAGATTCAACGGGCCTATCGGGAGCAGCCCGATTCGCCCGAAGCCGCCGCCAGCTATGCCGGCCTGCTCTGGCTCGCGAAGAAACGGGACGAGGCGAATCAGGTTGCGCTCAAGGTGTTGAAGGATCATCCGGCACAGCCCAGGGCGGCGCTGGTCGCCGCCCGAGCCGCCATCGGAGCGGAAGACGCGCCGGGCGCCGTCGAGATCCTGGAGCGGGCGCTCGACCGCAACGCCCCTCGACGGGACATTTTGTCGCTCCTGCTCGAACTACAGCTTGCTGCTAAAAACTGGGAGGTCGCCCGGGAACTGTGCGAACTCGGCCAGCAGAAGTTTCCCCGATATCCCGACTGGTGGCGGGGGCGGGCCGCCATCGCTCTGGAACTGAAAGATCGCGCCGGACTGAAGACGGCCCTGCAGTCCCTGCTGCCGCTGGAGCCCGACGACCCGATCATTCGCCTGAAGCTGGCTGAATTCGCGCTCGCCGAAGGTAACGCCCGCGCCGCCCGGGCCTACGCGCGCGATTCGCTGCTGATCGACGTACTCGATGCGGAAACTCATCGTGTTCTCGCGGAAGCGGCCGTCCAACTGAAGGACCACCGGCGGGCCGTTCAGGAGTACGAAACGGCGCTGGAACTGAAGCCGGGCAGCGCCGACTGGAACTACGAACTGGCGCGACTGTATGCCGCCGACCAGCGAGTTCGCGATGCCAAAGACCGTCTGTTCGAGGCGATCAAACACGATCCGCAGCACCAGGGCGTTCGAAGTCTGCTCGCTCAATTGCGCGGAGAAGAGTAG
- a CDS encoding MazG nucleotide pyrophosphohydrolase domain-containing protein gives MYGAKDAARGVDGTFMWLMEEVGELAAALREGSHEELALEFADVLAWLATIANVAGVDLDAAVRKKYGNGCPGCGQFACVCDLSEKP, from the coding sequence ATGTATGGCGCCAAAGACGCCGCACGCGGGGTCGACGGCACGTTCATGTGGCTGATGGAGGAGGTCGGCGAGCTGGCGGCCGCGCTTCGTGAAGGGTCGCACGAGGAGCTCGCTCTGGAGTTCGCCGACGTGCTGGCCTGGCTCGCGACGATCGCCAACGTCGCAGGCGTCGATCTGGACGCCGCCGTCCGCAAGAAGTACGGAAACGGCTGTCCGGGTTGCGGACAATTCGCCTGCGTGTGCGATCTCAGCGAAAAACCTTGA
- the panD gene encoding aspartate 1-decarboxylase: protein MQRTLLKAKIHRATVTDANLEYEGSVTIDSRLLELADIVEFEQVHVYNITNGNRLTTYAISGPAGSGTICINGAGAHLVRPGHLVIICSYAQFAESERSSHLPRIIHVDERNHPRE, encoded by the coding sequence ATGCAACGCACGCTGCTCAAGGCGAAAATCCACCGCGCCACGGTGACCGATGCCAACCTGGAATACGAGGGAAGCGTCACGATCGACAGCCGGCTCCTGGAACTGGCCGATATCGTCGAATTCGAGCAGGTGCATGTGTACAATATCACCAACGGCAACCGCCTGACCACCTACGCGATCTCGGGACCCGCCGGGTCGGGGACGATCTGCATCAACGGGGCCGGCGCCCATCTGGTCCGGCCGGGCCATCTCGTCATCATTTGCTCCTATGCGCAATTTGCCGAGTCGGAACGGTCCAGCCATCTCCCCCGCATCATCCATGTGGACGAGCGCAACCACCCGCGCGAGTGA